Proteins from one Acomys russatus chromosome 12, mAcoRus1.1, whole genome shotgun sequence genomic window:
- the LOC127196069 gene encoding intestinal-type alkaline phosphatase, producing MQGAWALLLLLGLRLQLSLSFIPAEEEDPAFWNQKAKEALDVAKKLQPIQTSAKNLIIFLGDGMGVPTVTATRILKGQLNGHLGPETPLAMDRLPYMALSKTYSVDRQVPDSASTATAYLCGVKTNYKTIGVSAAARFDQCNTTFGNEVFSVMYRAKKAGKSVGVVTTTRVQHASPAGTYVHTVNRNWYGDADMPASALKEGCKDIATQLISNMDINVILGGGRKYMFPAGTPDPEYPNDVNETGTRLDGRDLVQEWLSMHQGSQYVWNREELIQKSLDPSVTYLMGLFEPVDTKFEIQRDPLMDPSLKDMTEAALRVLSRNPKGFYLFVEGGRIDRGHHLGTAYLALTEAVMFDSAIEKASQLTSEQDTLTIVTADHSHVFSFGGYTLRGTSIFGLAPLMALDGKAYTSILYGNGPGYVGTGERPNVTTAESNDPSYRQQAAVPVKSETHGGEDVAIFARGPQAHLLHGVQEQNYIAHVMAFAGCLEPYTDCGLPPPAGQSSVTTPGHPTIKSTTTTRQTTTPAQSSAGSLGSAISPLALTLLAGTLMLLLGTTAES from the exons ATGCAGGGAGCCTgggcgctgctgctgctgctgggcctcAGGCTACAGCTGTCACTTAGCTTCATCCCAG CGGAGGAGGAGGACCCAGCTTTCTGGAACCAAAAGGCAAAGGAGGCCCTGGATGTCGCCAAAAAGCTGCAGCCTATTCAGACGTCAGCCAAGAACCTCATCATCTTCCTGGGGGACG GCATGGGGGTACCCACCGTGACAGCTACTCGGATCCTAAAGGGACAGTTGAATGGTCACCTAGGACCTGAGACACCCCTAGCCATGGACCGCTTGCCATATATGGCTCTGTCCAAG ACATACAGTGTGGACAGACAGGTCCCAGACAGTGCAAGCACAGCCACCGCCTACCTGTGTGGGGTCAAGACCAACTACAAGACCATAGGTGTGAGTGCGGCTGCACGGTTCGACCAGTGCAACACCACATTTGGCAATGAGGTCTTCTCTGTGATGTACCGTGCGAAGAAAGCAG GAAAATCTGTAGGGGTGGTGACCACCACCAGGGTGCAGCATGCCTCTCCAGCAGGCACGTATGTTCACACGGTGAACCGCAACTGGTATGGGGATGCCGACATGCCTGCCTCAGCTTTAAAGGAAGGCTGCAAAGACATTGCTACACAGCTCATTTCCAACATGGACATTAAT GTGATCCTTGGTGGGGGCCGAAAATACATGTTTCCTGCGGGAACCCCAGATCCCGAGTATCCAAATGATGTTAATGAGACTGGAACCAGGCTGGACGGCCGGGACCTGGTTCAGGAATGGCTATCCATGCACCAG GGATCCCAGTATGTTTGGAACCGTGAAGAACTCATTCAGAAGTCCCTGGACCCATCAGTGACATACCTCATGG GCCTCTTTGAGCCTGTAGACACAAAATTCGAGATCCAAAGAGATCCCTTAATGGACCCATCTCTGAAGGACATGACAGAGGCAGCCCTGAGAGTGTTAAGCAGGAACCCCAAAGGCTTCTACCTCTTTGTGGAGG GGGGCCGAATCGACCGTGGTCACCATCTGGGCACAGCCTATCTGGCGCTGACTGAGGCGGTGATGTTTGACTCAGCCATCGAGAAGGCTAGCCAGCTCACCAGTGAGCAGGACACGCTGACCATTGTCACCGCTGACCACTCCCATGTTTTCTCCTTTGGTGGCTACACGCTTCGAGGAACCTCCATCTTCG GGCTGGCCCCCCTCATGGCTCTGGACGGCAAGGCTTACACCTCCATCCTGTATGGCAACGGCCCAGGCTATGTCGGTACAGGCGAAAGACCCAACGTCACTACCGCTGAAAGCA ATGACCCCTCGTACCGGCAGCAGGCGGCTGTGCCAGTGAAGTCGGAGACCCACGGCGGGGAGGACGTGGCGATATTCGCGCGTGGCCCGCAGGCGCACCTACTTCACGGAGTGCAAGAGCAGAACTACATCGCGCACGTCATGGCCTTCGCAGGCTGCCTGGAGCCCTACACCGACTGCGGCCTGCCGCCCCCTGCCGGCCAGAGCAGCGTCACCACCCCTGGCCACCCCACCATAAAAAGCACCACGACAACCCGCCAGaccaccacccctgcccagaGCAGCGCTGGTAGCCTGGGCTCAGCCATCAGCCCGCTGGCCTTGACGCTGCTGGCCGGAACCCTGATGCTGCTATTAGGGACCACAGCAGAGTCCTAA
- the LOC127196500 gene encoding intestinal-type alkaline phosphatase 1: MQGVWVLLLVLGLRIHMSFGDIPEEEKNPAFWNQKAKEALDVAKKLQPIQTSAKNLIIFLGDGMGVPTVTATRILKGQLQQHSGPETPLAMDRFPYMALSKTYNVDRQVPDSAGTATAYLCGVKANYKTIGVSAAARFNQCNTTFGNEVFSVMYHAKKAGKSVGVVTTTRVQHASPAGTYAHTVNRNWYSDADMPPSAVQEGCKDIATQLISNMDIDVILGGGRKFMFPKGIKDPEYPADPNQAGTRLDNKNLVEEWLEKRQGARYVWNRQELLQASQDSKVTHLMGLFEPTEMKYDINRNVSVDPSLEEMTEVAVHLLSRNPQGFYLFVEGGRIDQGHHAGIAHLALTEAVMFDSAIEKASQLTSEKDTLILITADHSHVFAFGGYTLRGTSIFGLAPLSALDGKPYTSILYGNGPGYALNSSTRPTVTEAESGDPSYKQQAAVPLSSETHGGEDVAIFARGPQAHLVHGVQEQNYIAHVMAFAGCLEPYTDCGLAPPAGQSSVTTPSKTEVTNGAAGQATVLLSLHLLVSMLLVVGAAVVAS; encoded by the exons ATGCAGGGAGTCTGGGTGCTGCTGTTGGTTTTGGGTCTCAGGATACATATGTCCTTTGGCGACATCCCAG aggaggagaagaaccCAGCCTTCTGGAATCAAAAGGCAAAGGAGGCCCTGGATGTCGCCAAGAAGCTGCAGCCCATTCAGACATCAGCCAAGAATCTCATCATCTTCCTGGGGGACG GGATGGGGGTGCCCACAGTGACAGCCACCAGGATCCTAAAGGGACAGCTGCAACAACATTCAGGGCCTGAGACACCCCTAGCCATGGACCGCTTCCCATACATGGCTCTGTCCAAG ACATACAATGTGGACAGACAGGTCCCAGACAGTGCAGGCACAGCCACTGCCTATCTCTGCGGCGTCAAGGCCAACTACAAGACCATCGGTGTGAGCGCAGCTGCACGGTTCAACCAGTGCAACACCACATTTGGCAACGAGGTCTTCTCAGTGATGTACCATGCAAAGAAAGCAG GGAAGTCTGTGGGAGTGGTGACCACGACCAGAGTGCAGCACGCGTCTCCAGCTGGCACCTACGCACACACGGTGAACCGTAATTGGTACTCGGATGCAGACATGCCTCCTTCTGCAGTACAGGAGGGCTGCAAGGACATCGCCACACAACTCATCTCCAACATGGACATCGAT GTGATCCTCGGTGGAGGCCGCAAGTTCATGTTTCCCAAGGGGATTAAGGACCCTGAATACCCAGCTGACCCTAACCAGGCTGGAACCAGGCTGGATAACAAGAACCTGGTAGAGGAGTGGCTAGAAAAGCGCCAG GGGGCCCGGTATGTTTGGAACCGCCAGGAGCTCCTTCAGGCGTCCCAGGACTCAAAAGTGACTCACCTCATGG GCCTCTTTGAGCCGACAGAAATGAAATATGACATCAACCGAAACGTCTCAGTAGACCCTTCCCTGGAGGAGATGACAGAGGTGGCCGTGCACCTGCTGAGCAGGAACCCGCAGGGTTTCTACCTCTTTGTGGAAG GGGGGCGTATTGACCAAGGCCATCATGCGGGCATAGCTCACCTGGCACTGACTGAGGCTGTCATGTTTGACTCTGCCATTGAAAAGGCCAGCCAGCTCACCAGTGAGAAGGACACGCTAATACTCATCACCGCTGACCACTCCCACGTCTTCGCCTTTGGTGGCTACACATTGCGGGGGACCTCCATCTTTG GTCTGGCCCCACTCAGTGCTCTAGATGGCAAGCCCTACACTTCCATTCTCTATGGCAACGGCCCTGGCTACGCACTTAATTCAAGCACCCGTCCCACTGTCACCGAAGCTGAGAGTG GTGACCCGTCGTACAAGCAGCAGGCGGCTGTACCCCTCTCGTCAGAGACCCACGGAGGGGAGGACGTGGCTATATTCGCGCGTGGCCCGCAGGCGCACCTAGTGCATGGAGTGCAGGAGCAGAACTACATCGCTCACGTGATGGCCTTCGCAGGCTGCCTGGAGCCCTACACCGACTGCGGTCTGGCGCCCCCTGCCGGCCAGAGCAGCGTCACCACCCCTAGCAAGACTGAAGTCACAAATGGTGCAGCTGGCCAGGCCACTGTCCTGCTGTCCCTGCATCTACTAGTCAGCATGCTGCTGGTAGTAGGGGCTGCCGTGGTGGCATCCTGA